ACAGAgcagaaattataattttaaaaaattcattttccaaatgaaCTAATTTCCAAACAGACTTTTTATTGCATGATGTATTTTAGACTGAACTGAAATAGAACTAAAGTGTTAAcaagtatgttaaaaaaaaactttaaagttgACCTTTAAGGATTTTAAGATTGAATTgtgtttatttacattatttaaatgtaaattccaCAGCCTAATGTAGGCTATATaataacagaacaaaaacaaacctaAATTTGATTGGAATGGACTTATGACTATCAATTGCATAGTAGTGAATGcccatgataaataaataaaataggtaactattttttttggggggggggtatTTATTATGACCTAGAAATCCTAATTTAATAAAGTCCAGATGCTCCCCCAGAAAAAATGTCCCACTTCATTAGTAACTTCATTCAAGCTTTAATATCCAAAAATCTATCATAATATGGTCTGATAAGATTATCTGCTTTGAACAAAAATGTATCAGTTGGGAGTAACTGGAATATCTGATTGATGTTAGTACATTGGTAGCTCCAGTTCTGAAAAATTTACCGTTGCATTTTTGTTCATGTTAGTCCTGGTATAGATTAACACACGATTAGGTAAAAGATGGTATATAAGCTTCCTCTTTTAGAGAATGTATAAGTGGAACAAATCTGAGggtatttttaataacatttttgttttagcaATTTATTGACTAAGGTTAAAATCCTCAGGGAAATTTCTggtcatcaaagaaaataaatcagtgtaACTTACTGTGTCTTGGTCTTCTCGTGCAAAtttgtgtaaatattttatatataaaaattaccatTCAGACCAAATTCTTCACTAATAAATAAGAAAGCATGAGTAGTATGGCTTATTTTAGACTTAACTCTCCAAACTGAATAAAATCAATGATTTCTTGACCTGATTCTTAACTGACATTTCTTTTACAGCCAGTTATTTTTATAGGACTATTCTTCGATAACTCACATTAAAGTCTAAAGGACCTTACTATGAATCATCAAGCAATGTCCTAACACTACTCTATGTACAAATAGAAATATCCCAGTGTGCTTATACCATTATTCACATTGAGGAATTGGCAATTCAGTGTTTTCCTTTAACTAGATAGCCTTTAATGGTCTTAGATTCTTCCAGTCGTTCTCCAAAGTTACTGATGGtactttttctatttaattgacaccgttgcattttaaatataactCAATTACAAAAAATGGAAAACGGAAGGTTTTTATCAAGAGCTTATTAGCAAATACTGTTTTAAGCATGCTATTCTTTAAACTTTGATCTGTCTAATCAGTCATCTCTAGGAACAAGTTATAATCTTTTATGGATAACATGGTGGTAAACcaagttttattttcatgtatcAGTTTCCAAATTATAATAAACCCAGTAGCAATGGTTCCTTAAACCATATTTGAGCAGAAGGGAGGATATAATCTGATTATGCatgacaagaaaacaaatcccatttGTAGAATACTTTGTTTATTGTAAAACAACACCCCCCACCACCCCTTTTTTAAATAATGGGTTAACTTTTCCCTTTCTGTAAGGCCATAGCTGGTTTTTCTATTTGACTAGTTGCCTGAACATGTTTCTCACATAAGAACTGAGCATGCTGCTATTCATCATCAATTTTTATACAAATGTGGTTTTCTGGATAACTGGTACTTTGGGAGTTTTGTAATAACCCTTTTGGAGTCTAAACTAGCACATCTCCTCTTTGAGCTCATTTAGAAAATGTGCTTTGTCTTTATCTTTAGTAATCCAAGACCGCTCTAAAATTAAGGCCATCAGGGAAATAGCAAACTGGTGATGCATTTCTTGTAGTGCTTTTTTCACACTACTGCTTGATCGACAGAtctttctgaaacattttttatCAGGCACCTGTAAAACAGAACATGTCTGttaattcaaattttataaatattcaaatgGAATTCTAAGTCAGATTTCTGTTTAATTATACCCTtactctttcaaaaaatattgttatttgtAGAAAGGCAACCTCTTTGCTCATTTCTGTGGTTCagttattttctagtttttacctatgtttttgtAGTAGAGGCTCAACTTACTTGGTTTACATTCTGGCATGCAGATGAAAAACATTTGCATCATCATCACTTTGCTTCCAGAATTTCTATTACATGAAACTTGGAATGAAGAAAAGCCTCAGATACAGTGAAAGAGTATGGTCCAAGACTGTGTACAAGTTCTGACTCCCACAAGTTCATAAGCCTGTACCTATGCAAATTACTTAACTTGTGAATTTCAGTTGACCTATAAAACTGGAATAGCAGTATGACTTCATAGTGGTCATacagattaaaagaaataatgtatgGGATAGTGCTTTATATGCTATACAAAGTTAACATTgattaacattaaaaatgttaatttttataaccTCATAAAGATCTATggcattttctatttctccagaTATACCTATTGAGAAGATGGAAGACTTACTTTCATCATCTGAATCAAATCCAAAGAGTGTCTGACATTTCTTTTGTGCAAGGTGAGCCTCAAGTGCTTCTGCATTACAGTAGATGGTCAGGCATTTGCCACATCTTAatcttttcactgattttttacaaatgttttcttgTTCAGAACAGGCATCTACTCTATCAGTCAGAAATTTTCTGCGTTTTGGCATACTAAGGTACTGTTCATCAAGGTAACTGGGAGGCAGTGGTCTGACATAGGGCCTTGTTAAAATTAAGCCATATGAAGTATGTTCACTTGTCAGATTTGGTTTGGAAGGTGCCTGAGATACTGGCAGGGTATTGTGTTCTTGTGGTACAACACTGGGTAAAATAGAACCATTTTCTGTCCTGATTCTGTTTGTATCAATTTTCAAAGCAGGATCTGATGAAACTACAGGTGTCTGCTCTATTCTGTTGTGTCCATTGACTAAATCACTAATATTACAGTTATTTTCAGAATTTGGCTCTGTGTCAGGCATCTTTTGGTCTATCAAACTTGTATCAGAAACAGTGTCATCAGAATGATCATTACCATTCTGAACTaaattgtctgttttcttttccatactTTCTGTACACGTCTTTGGTTCTGTAGAATCTTTCCTTGATTTGCTAGTAGAAACTGGTGGACTAATAGTTTGTTTCTCATTACTAGATGAGTCTTTCTCCTGATGGTTAGGATTTGAGTCTGTAAGAACATCCCAAAGAATTGCTTCATTTGGTTGTACAGATGATTCTGGTGTTTTACTTAAATAGTGCTGAGCTTCATGTTCATATAGCAGAGGAAGATCTTCAAAAAGctcatgacattctggaaaactACACTGAGCTTGAAATATCCTGTGACTTTTTGTGTGCTGAGCAAGCTGGAATGGCAGCTTAAATGACTCGTTGcaattaaaatgcaaacaaaaatacacatttgGATAGCTGTGTCTATTAAGATGATCTATAAAATGTTGAGAGTCTTCAAATTGCCTTTGacaaaatttacattttcctttgcTCCACTTCATTACTGTTTGCCGCACATTTAGGTCAGTTGGATGTACAGTCCTTGCATGTTTATTTAGAaatccaatttttttaaatatcctgaCACAGCCAAGAGCAGGGCACTTAAAGTTTCCTTCTTGATCTGTAGCATatatgtcttttggatggcacaCAGTTCCATTGATTTTATGAAGTACTGAAGTTTCCTGATTCAGGTCATAATCATCTTCTTCATAATCACCTTCttcatcctcttcctcctcataATCACCACATACAGGTAAAGGCTCCACAACATTTGAGATATTATTTAAAGAAGTATCAGGACTGCCATTTTCAATGATGTTTTCAGTAACATCTTCTGATATGGTTATGGGACTTTTAATGATTTCAGCCACATGCGAAGGGCTGGAAGCAGTAACAGTCTCTACTTCCAAATCTTTATTATCAGAATTcccattttcaaatgaaattaaaGTATCAGAACAATTTATTTCTTCCAAAGCAGGGATTTCCTGATCCTCCTGTTGAGCTGCAGCAATCTGCTGTCTCTGTATTTTCTTAACATGATTCTTTAAATGCTTCTGCATAAGTCCTCTGTTTCTAAATTTTCTACCACATATTACACATGAAAAACTGCCCTTTTTCTGATGAGCCTGGGCATGCCTTACAATGTGACCCCCTAGGAATTCCTTGTTACA
The DNA window shown above is from Manis javanica isolate MJ-LG chromosome 3, MJ_LKY, whole genome shotgun sequence and carries:
- the ZNF654 gene encoding zinc finger protein 654 isoform X2; this encodes MAEEESDQEAERLGEELGAIVESPPGSAGLGAADHGRGGAGGGSCGIGGFGISSRDYCRRFCQVVEDYAGRWQVPLPQLQVLQTALCCFTSASVSFPDECEHVQYVLSSLALSFFELLLFFGRDEFYEEPLKDILGSFQECQNHLRRYGNVNLELVTRIIRDGGPWEDPVLQAVLKAQPASQEIVNKYLSSENPLFFELRARYLIACERIPEAMALIKSCINHPKISKDLYFHQALFTCLFMSPVEDQLFQEQLLKTDCKNGIDIICNTEKEGKTMLALQLCESFLISQLQSGAMYYIWELIFIWSKLQLKSNPSKQVFVDQCYQLLRTATNVRVIFPFMKIIKDEVEEEGLQICVEICGCALQLDLHDDPKTKCLIYKTIAHFLPNDLEILRICALSIFFLERSLEAYHTVEKLYKRPDEEYNEGISSVQNRVRFELLPILKKGLFFDPEFWNFVMIKKNCVALLSDKSAIRFLNESTLENCAGNLKKAVEHQGIDEGLDSLTDQSTGELDPDDISGVQPKGHINTKKNLTALNTSKVDHSVPRHRCMLCNKEFLGGHIVRHAQAHQKKGSFSCVICGRKFRNRGLMQKHLKNHVKKIQRQQIAAAQQEDQEIPALEEINCSDTLISFENGNSDNKDLEVETVTASSPSHVAEIIKSPITISEDVTENIIENGSPDTSLNNISNVVEPLPVCGDYEEEEDEEGDYEEDDYDLNQETSVLHKINGTVCHPKDIYATDQEGNFKCPALGCVRIFKKIGFLNKHARTVHPTDLNVRQTVMKWSKGKCKFCQRQFEDSQHFIDHLNRHSYPNVYFCLHFNCNESFKLPFQLAQHTKSHRIFQAQCSFPECHELFEDLPLLYEHEAQHYLSKTPESSVQPNEAILWDVLTDSNPNHQEKDSSSNEKQTISPPVSTSKSRKDSTEPKTCTESMEKKTDNLVQNGNDHSDDTVSDTSLIDQKMPDTEPNSENNCNISDLVNGHNRIEQTPVVSSDPALKIDTNRIRTENGSILPSVVPQEHNTLPVSQAPSKPNLTSEHTSYGLILTRPYVRPLPPSYLDEQYLSMPKRRKFLTDRVDACSEQENICKKSVKRLRCGKCLTIYCNAEALEAHLAQKKCQTLFGFDSDDESA
- the ZNF654 gene encoding zinc finger protein 654 isoform X1, yielding MAEEESDQEAERLGEELGAIVESPPGSAGLGAADHGRGGAGGGSCGIGGFGISSRDYCRRFCQVVEDYAGRWQVPLPQLQVLQTALCCFTSASVSFPDECEHVQYVLSSLALSFFELLLFFGRDEFYEEPLKDILGSFQECQNHLRRYGNVNLELVTRIIRDGGPWEDPVLQAVLKAQPASQEIVNKYLSSENPLFFELRARYLIACERIPEAMALIKSCINHPKISKDLYFHQALFTCLFMSPVEDQLFQEQLLKTDCKNGIDIICNTEKEGKTMLALQLCESFLISQLQSGAMYYIWELIFIWSKLQLKSNPSKQVFVDQCYQLLRTATNVRVIFPFMKIIKDEVEEEGLQICVEICGCALQLDLHDDPKTKCLIYKTIAHFLPNDLEILRICALSIFFLERSLEAYHTVEKLYKRPDEEYNEGISSVQNRVRFELLPILKKGLFFDPEFWNFVMIKKNCVALLSDKSAIRFLNESTLENCAGNLKKAVEHQGIDEGLDSLTDQSTGELDPDDISGVQPKGHINTKKNLTALNTSKVDHSVPRHRCMLCNKEFLGGHIVRHAQAHQKKGSFSCVICGRKFRNRGLMQKHLKNHVKKIQRQQIAAAQQEDQEIPALEEINCSDTLISFENGNSDNKDLEVETVTASSPSHVAEIIKSPITISEDVTENIIENGSPDTSLNNISNVVEPLPVCGDYEEEEDEEGDYEEDDYDLNQETSVLHKINGTVCHPKDIYATDQEGNFKCPALGCVRIFKKIGFLNKHARTVHPTDLNVRQTVMKWSKGKCKFCQRQFEDSQHFIDHLNRHSYPNVYFCLHFNCNESFKLPFQLAQHTKSHRIFQAQCSFPECHELFEDLPLLYEHEAQHYLSKTPESSVQPNEAILWDVLTDSNPNHQEKDSSSNEKQTISPPVSTSKSRKDSTEPKTCTESMEKKTDNLVQNGNDHSDDTVSDTSLIDQKMPDTEPNSENNCNISDLVNGHNRIEQTPVVSSDPALKIDTNRIRTENGSILPSVVPQEHNTLPVSQAPSKPNLTSEHTSYGLILTRPYVRPLPPSYLDEQYLSMPKRRKFLTDRVDACSEQENICKKSVKRLRCGKCLTIYCNAEALEAHLAQKKCQTLFGFDSDDESKSSIFSIGISGEIENAIDLYEVIKINIFNVNQC
- the ZNF654 gene encoding zinc finger protein 654 isoform X3 encodes the protein MALIKSCINHPKISKDLYFHQALFTCLFMSPVEDQLFQEQLLKTDCKNGIDIICNTEKEGKTMLALQLCESFLISQLQSGAMYYIWELIFIWSKLQLKSNPSKQVFVDQCYQLLRTATNVRVIFPFMKIIKDEVEEEGLQICVEICGCALQLDLHDDPKTKCLIYKTIAHFLPNDLEILRICALSIFFLERSLEAYHTVEKLYKRPDEEYNEGISSVQNRVRFELLPILKKGLFFDPEFWNFVMIKKNCVALLSDKSAIRFLNESTLENCAGNLKKAVEHQGIDEGLDSLTDQSTGELDPDDISGVQPKGHINTKKNLTALNTSKVDHSVPRHRCMLCNKEFLGGHIVRHAQAHQKKGSFSCVICGRKFRNRGLMQKHLKNHVKKIQRQQIAAAQQEDQEIPALEEINCSDTLISFENGNSDNKDLEVETVTASSPSHVAEIIKSPITISEDVTENIIENGSPDTSLNNISNVVEPLPVCGDYEEEEDEEGDYEEDDYDLNQETSVLHKINGTVCHPKDIYATDQEGNFKCPALGCVRIFKKIGFLNKHARTVHPTDLNVRQTVMKWSKGKCKFCQRQFEDSQHFIDHLNRHSYPNVYFCLHFNCNESFKLPFQLAQHTKSHRIFQAQCSFPECHELFEDLPLLYEHEAQHYLSKTPESSVQPNEAILWDVLTDSNPNHQEKDSSSNEKQTISPPVSTSKSRKDSTEPKTCTESMEKKTDNLVQNGNDHSDDTVSDTSLIDQKMPDTEPNSENNCNISDLVNGHNRIEQTPVVSSDPALKIDTNRIRTENGSILPSVVPQEHNTLPVSQAPSKPNLTSEHTSYGLILTRPYVRPLPPSYLDEQYLSMPKRRKFLTDRVDACSEQENICKKSVKRLRCGKCLTIYCNAEALEAHLAQKKCQTLFGFDSDDESKSSIFSIGISGEIENAIDLYEVIKINIFNVNQC